A genome region from Thiovulum sp. ES includes the following:
- a CDS encoding ABC-type uncharacterized transport system, permease component (PFAM: High-affinity nickel-transport protein), whose amino-acid sequence MEIFNSLFLELTQILSMFNSEIASLFRELKNEESIGTILMIFGFATFYGVVHALGPGHGKLLVASYLMTRENSYKKAFKLGYMISGIHAISALSITLVIYFILEATISKSFAEASSVTTQISGYLILAVGIYMIYEKFFVKEESGVELLKTDKKDFGIAFAVGIVPCPGVMTITLFSIIVSKVYIGIISAILMSLGMGLTISLAGILATKMKKSSSNSRFNFSEILSNLAIFGIFILGIILVS is encoded by the coding sequence ATGGAAATTTTCAACTCACTTTTTTTAGAACTCACTCAAATTTTAAGTATGTTCAATTCGGAAATTGCTTCTCTTTTCCGCGAATTAAAAAACGAGGAATCGATAGGAACAATTCTAATGATTTTTGGATTTGCCACTTTTTATGGAGTTGTTCATGCACTTGGACCTGGACACGGGAAATTACTTGTTGCTTCTTATCTTATGACTCGAGAAAATAGTTACAAAAAAGCTTTCAAATTGGGATACATGATTTCAGGAATTCATGCAATTTCTGCTCTCTCAATCACTCTTGTAATCTATTTTATTTTGGAAGCGACAATCTCAAAAAGTTTTGCTGAAGCAAGTTCCGTAACAACACAGATTTCTGGATATTTGATTTTGGCAGTCGGAATTTATATGATTTATGAAAAGTTTTTTGTAAAAGAGGAGAGTGGAGTCGAACTGCTAAAAACTGACAAAAAGGATTTTGGAATCGCTTTTGCGGTTGGAATTGTTCCTTGCCCTGGAGTTATGACAATTACTCTTTTTTCAATAATTGTCTCAAAAGTCTACATTGGAATTATTAGTGCAATTCTTATGAGTTTAGGAATGGGCTTGACAATTTCACTCGCTGGAATTCTTGCTACAAAAATGAAAAAAAGCTCTTCAAACTCCCGTTTTAATTTTTCTGAAATTCTCTCAAATCTAGCTATTTTTGGAATTTTCATACTCGGAATTATATTGGTCTCTTAA
- a CDS encoding acyl carrier protein (PFAM: Phosphopantetheine attachment site~TIGRFAM: acyl carrier protein): MALFEDVAEVVAEQLSIEVSEIKPESKFTEDLGADSLDVVELVMALEEKFDLEIPDEQAEGIKTVANAIKFIEENK; this comes from the coding sequence ATGGCACTTTTTGAAGATGTTGCAGAAGTAGTTGCAGAGCAATTAAGTATTGAAGTTTCTGAAATTAAACCAGAGTCTAAATTTACAGAAGATTTAGGTGCGGATAGCCTTGATGTTGTTGAATTAGTTATGGCTCTTGAAGAGAAATTTGATCTTGAAATTCCTGATGAACAAGCAGAAGGAATTAAAACAGTTGCTAATGCAATTAAATTTATTGAAGAAAATAAATAG
- a CDS encoding beta-ketoacyl-acyl-carrier-protein synthase II (PFAM: Beta-ketoacyl synthase, N-terminal domain; Beta-ketoacyl synthase, C-terminal domain~TIGRFAM: beta-ketoacyl-acyl-carrier-protein synthase II): MRRVVVTGIGMINALGHDKETSFSEIVAGKTGIAKITLFNTDEHSVKIAGEVKDFDPKEVMNPRDVKKADRFIQLGFKSAKEAMADANLGEGIDYTRFGISSASGIGGLGHIEKNSIIGETKAPRKISPFFIPSALVNMLGGFISIEYGLKGPNLSSVTACAAGTHGISEAVKTIMLGGADRMLVVTAESAICSVGIGGFASMKALSTRNDEPEKASRPFDAERDGFVMGEGSASLVLEDYESAVARGAKIYGEIIGFGESGDANHITSPVVDGPYRAIKSAMEMAERVTGERPNVDYINAHGTSTPANDKNETSAIKMIFGDNIPPVSSTKGQTGHCLGAAGGIEAVVSLMAMEQGVIPPTINYENPDADCDLDYVPNEKREAELNTVMSNSFGFGGTNGVLIFKKVK, from the coding sequence ATGAGAAGAGTTGTTGTTACAGGTATTGGAATGATTAATGCCCTTGGACACGATAAGGAAACATCTTTTTCTGAAATTGTTGCGGGAAAAACAGGAATTGCAAAAATCACACTTTTTAATACAGATGAACATTCGGTAAAAATTGCGGGTGAAGTTAAAGATTTTGATCCAAAAGAGGTTATGAATCCGAGAGATGTTAAAAAAGCAGATAGATTTATTCAACTCGGTTTTAAGTCGGCAAAAGAGGCGATGGCTGATGCAAATTTAGGTGAAGGTATTGATTACACAAGATTTGGAATTTCATCAGCATCGGGAATTGGTGGATTGGGACATATTGAAAAAAATTCTATTATCGGTGAAACAAAAGCACCTCGAAAAATCTCTCCATTTTTTATTCCATCTGCACTTGTAAATATGCTTGGCGGATTCATCTCAATTGAATATGGATTAAAAGGTCCAAACCTATCTTCTGTTACAGCTTGTGCTGCGGGAACTCATGGAATCAGCGAAGCTGTAAAAACAATTATGCTTGGTGGTGCTGACCGAATGCTTGTCGTAACAGCAGAATCTGCTATCTGTTCAGTTGGAATTGGTGGTTTTGCTTCAATGAAAGCTCTTTCAACTAGAAACGACGAACCTGAAAAAGCTTCTCGACCATTTGATGCGGAACGAGATGGTTTTGTAATGGGAGAAGGTTCGGCTTCGCTTGTTCTTGAAGATTATGAAAGTGCGGTAGCTCGAGGTGCAAAAATCTATGGTGAAATTATCGGATTTGGTGAAAGTGGAGATGCAAATCATATCACTTCACCAGTTGTTGATGGTCCATATCGAGCAATTAAGTCGGCGATGGAAATGGCAGAACGAGTTACAGGCGAAAGACCAAATGTTGATTACATCAATGCACACGGGACTTCAACTCCAGCAAATGATAAAAATGAGACTTCAGCAATCAAGATGATTTTCGGCGATAATATTCCACCTGTGAGTTCTACAAAAGGTCAAACAGGACATTGTCTCGGTGCTGCTGGTGGAATTGAAGCAGTCGTTTCATTAATGGCAATGGAACAAGGTGTAATTCCTCCAACAATCAACTACGAAAATCCTGATGCAGATTGCGATCTTGATTATGTTCCAAACGAAAAACGAGAAGCCGAATTAAATACAGTCATGAGTAATTCATTTGGTTTTGGTGGAACAAACGGGGTTCTTATTTTCAAAAAGGTGAAATAA